In Silurus meridionalis isolate SWU-2019-XX chromosome 29, ASM1480568v1, whole genome shotgun sequence, one DNA window encodes the following:
- the dtnbp1b gene encoding LOW QUALITY PROTEIN: dystrobrevin binding protein 1b (The sequence of the model RefSeq protein was modified relative to this genomic sequence to represent the inferred CDS: inserted 1 base in 1 codon): MSSPRSSSSKRNSSELDSEHAQKVPEADSGQQQVKLKERQKFFEEAFQQDMEHYLSTSYLQIAERREPIGSMSSMEVNVDMLEQMDLMDMSDHEALDXFLNSGAEDNSVASPILEPDVESFGTEIRLQVPTQAELRHKLASLSSTCTDSASQDTQEEEGDDEFERGGVRHEREKIHADVQAGQENSSKNSVNRDSST; this comes from the exons CGGAGCTGGACTCAGAGCATGCCCAGAAGGTCCCAGAGGCGGACTCAGGACAGCAGCAGGTGAAGTTAAAAGAAAGGCAGAAGTTCTTTGAGGAGGCATTTCAGCAGGACATGGAGCATTACCTGTCCACTAGCTACCTGCAGATCGCCGAAAGAAGAG AGCCAATAGGAAGCATGTCTTCTATGGAGGTAAATGTGGACATGCTTGAGCAGATGGACTTGATGGACATGTCTGACCATGAAGCATTGG GTTTCCTCAACTCAGGTGCAGAGGACAACAGTGTGGCTTCTCCTATACTGG aaccCGACGTGGAGTCGTTCGGAACCGAAATCAGGCTCCAGGTCCCGACGCAGGCTGAGCTGAGGCACAAACTCGCCTCGCTTTCATCCACCTGCACCGACTCAGCCAGCCAGGACACCCAGGAAGAGGAAGGTGACGATGAATTTGAGAGAGGTGGAGTCAGGCACGAGAGGGAGAAGATCCATGCTGATGTACAAGCAGGACAGGAGAATTCCTCCAAGAACTCTGTAAATCGTGACTCTTCTACATAG